The Bacillaceae bacterium IKA-2 DNA window ATGATTATCAAAGACCATATAAATAACGCTGGTATTAATCCGCTAATCGGTCCAAATGATTCTAGTCAGGGAGTACGCTTTCCGGACATGTCGACTGCCTATAATAAAAAATTTATTGAACTAGCTAAGTCTATTGCATCAAGATTGAATATTACAATCAAAGAGGGTGTTTATGTAGGAAATACCGGTCCTTCTTATGAGACTCCGGCTGAGATTCGGATGTTACGAATGATTGGTGGCGATGCTGTTGGGATGTCAACTGTCCCTGAAGTAATTGTCGCGCGCCATGCAGGTATTGAAGTTTTAGGTATTTCGTGTATTTCAAATATGGCGGCGGGAATTTTAAATTCTCCGTTAAGTCATCATGAAGTAATAGAAACAACAGAAAAAGTAAAAGTTAATTTTTTAACACTTATTAAGGGAATTATTAAAGAAATTGCTTAAAAAGGGTGAAGCAGAAAGTAGAAAGGTAACTCTCTTTAAAGCCTTTGGTTTCTCGAATCAACCAACTCCAAACCAACTAACCAACTAAAAAAGAGCTGCAACTGTGCGTTTAGCCAGTTGCAGCTCTTTTTTTATGTTTTTATTCCCATAACTTGTATAAAAAAGCTAGAAGTGGAAAAAATGCTAGAGAATAGAATGGAGGGAAAGTAATCATGAGAGGAATTTTTATCCGTTTTTTGACAGTAACACTATTAATAACGCAGTTTCAAGGTATTACATTTGCTGAGGAAGCAAAAATTAATTTAGCGCAAGAAGCTTCGTCTGCAATTTTAATGGAAAGAGACACTGGAACAATTTTATTTGAGAAAAATAGTAATGAAAAGCTGCCACCTGCTAGTATGACAAAAATCATGACACTGCTCTTAATAATGGAAGCTTTAGACCAAGAAAAAATAACGTTAACAGAAAAAGTTCGAACTAGTGAGCGAGCGGCGTCAATGGGCGGATCGCAAATATTTTTAGAAGTTGGCGAAGAAATGACAGTTGAAGAAATGTTAAAGGGTATTGCAATTGCTTCTGGAAACGATGCGTCAGTTGCCATGGCCGAACATTTAGCTGGATCTGAGGAAAATTTTATCGCAATGATGAATGAAAAAGCAAAACAGTTAGGCTTATCAAACTCCAACTTTATCAATTCAAATGGTTTACCAGCTGAAAATCATTATACAACCGCTTATGATATGGCAGTGATTTCCAAAGAATTGTTAAAGTATGAAGAAGTTCTTGCGTATACAAGCTTGTATGAAGATTACTTAAGACAAAATACAGACAAGAAATTTTGGTTAGTTAATACGAATAAGTTAGTTAGATTTTATCCAGGAGTAGATGGATTAAAAACTGGTTACACACGTGAGGCGAAATACTGTTTAACTGCTTCAGCAAAGAAAAATGATATGCGGGTTATTGCCGTTATTATGGGGGCACAAACACCTAAGGATCGAAATCGGCAAGTTACTGAAATGTTAGACTATGCCTTCAGTCAATATGCTACCCATAAATTATATGAACGCGGTCAAGTGATTACTCAATCAAAAGTTAGCAAGGGGCAACAATCAAATGTTGATGTGATCACGAATGAAAGTGTTTCATTGTTAACAAAAAAAGGCGAGAATATCGATGATGTTGTTGAAAAAGTCAATTTAGATAAATCTTTAAAAGCACCACTTAAAAAAGGTGATCAAATCGGAATACTGATTCTTGAGAAAGAAGAGGCTGTTCTTCAAGAAGTTCCTTTAGTTGCAAGTGAAGATATTGGAGTTGCTTCATGGTGGCAGCTGTTTAAACGAACGGCAGCAAAGTTTAGCGGACGTTAGGAATAGTTGGTTAGTTGGAAAGCAATGCAAAAGCAGCAGTTATAAAAGTTTTTGATCTGCCTAACCAACTAACAACTAACTAATTAACTTCACTTGTTTTCTTATTTGAAGTTTTTTTCTATTTCTGCCGAATTTACACTAGTTTTGTCTTTGAGAAGGAATGCAGCGTTTTAATATCGAAAATACTCTCTATAAAAGGAAGTTTAAAAAGTCCGGTAAGCATAGCTTAACGTGCAATGACTACTAGGCTCCTTTTTGAACACTTTTTTTAGCGCAATTAAGTAAAATTGTTGCTAATATTTATTTATTTTTTCATGGGGAGTGATTGATTTGAGTTTGAGAATTGACATGGAAGTAAAAGATTCGATTCTATTTGTTCGACTTGATGGAGAATTAGACCATCATGCAAGTGAAATGCTTCGAAAAGAAGTAGACGAAGAGTTAAGAAAAGGTTTATACAAGCATTTAGTTTTAAACTTAGAAAGACTATCATTTATGGATAGTTCTGGACTTGGTGTTATTTTAGGTCGCTATAAGCTGATCACAAGTAATGGTGGCGAAATGGTTGTTTGCTCAATTACTCCGCCAATTAAAAGGCTCTTAGAAATGTCAGGCCTATTTAAGATTATAAGATTAGTGGATGATGAACCTATGGCCCTGGAAACATTGGGGGTGGCCTAAATGAAAAATTTTATGGAACTACAATTTTCAGCACAAAGTAAAAATGAATCTTTTGCCCGTGTGACAGTTGGAGCGTTTGTGGCCCAACTAGATCCGACAATGGATGAGTTGACTGAAATTAAAACAGTCGTTTCAGAAGTAGTAACAAATTCAATTATTCATGGTTATGAAAACAGCTCAGATGGGATTATCTGTATTTCAGTATCGTTAGAAAATGATATTGTACAAATGACGATTAAAGACGAAGGTATTGGTATTAATGACATCGATGAAGCAAGACAACCATTGTACACAACCAAACCAGAGTTAGAAAGATCTGGCATGGGCTTTACAATAATGGAAAACTTTATGGATGAGATCAAGGTTGTTTCCAACCCATTAATGGGGACAACTATTCATCTAACGAAGCTTCTATCAAAAAGTAAAGTGTTATGCAATTAAGGAGTTCTGCTATGGATGTGGAGGTTAAAAAAACTAAAAAGGCACCTTTTTTAACAGACAAGGAAGTTAAACAGTTAATTGTCAAAAGTCAAAGTGGTGATAAAGATGCAAGGGATATTATTGTTAACAGAAATACAAGATTGGTATGGTCAGTTGTCCAACGTTTTTTAAATCGTGGTTATGAACCAGAAGATTTGTTTCAAATTGGGTGTATCGGTTTAATTAAATCTGTTGATAAGTTTGATTTATCCTATGATGTTAAGTTTTCTACTTATGCTGTACCGATGATTATTGGAGAAATACAACGATTTTTACGGGATGATGGTACGGTTAAGGTAAGTCGCTCTTTAAAAGAAATGGCAAATAAAATCAGAAAAATGAAAGATGAGCTTTCAAAAACATTAGGAAGAGTGCCGACGATAATGGAATTGGCTGAAAAACTTGAAATCTCTCCTGAAGAAGTTGTTTTTGCTCAAGAAGCAAGTCGAAGTCTTTCTTCTATTCATGAAACAGTTTATGAAAATGACGGAGATCCAATTACGCTTCTAGATCAAATTGCAGACCAATCTGAAACTAAATGGTTTGATAAAATAGCCTTGAAAGAAGCGATCTGTCACTTAAATGAACGAGAACGTTTAATCGTCTACCTGCGTTATTATAAAGATCAAACACAATCCGAAGTAGCTGATCGACTTGGTATATCCCAAGTGCAGGTATCAAGATTGGAAAAGAAAATATTAATGCAAATTAAAGATCAAATGGTTGAATAGCCATTTGGTCTTTTTTTATTGTGCATGGGAATCCGTGATTTCATCCATACTAAGACAAATACAAGAATGTATGCCAACTTTTGGAGGGGAGCAAAATGAAAGACAAAATTGTTTACTTACGAATGCGTCATCGCATTCAAGCTACACCCTCCCAATTAATTAAAATAGGTGATGTTGTCCAAATTGTTGCTAGTGAGGATGCTCGAAGATTGATTGGTGCGCTTCCAATTCATCAAGTAGAGTCTAAAGATAAAAAATTTATCGTCATTGATATTATGAAAGTGATTCGCACTATAAATGTCTCTTTTCCAAGCTTTGAAATACAAACAATGGGAGCGGCACAAACGATTGTCGAAGTCTATTTTCACAAACAAAAATTCAGACTGTTGCTATTTGTAATTGTTTGGATCCTACTGTTCGTTGGTGCGGGGTTAGCGATTATGAATTTTCATGCAGATGTTAGTATGCAGGAGGTTCATCAAAAGCTTCATAAAATAATTACGGGTGAAGAAAATCCAAAACCACTGCTTTTGCAAATTCCATATTCAATTGGCCTAGGGCTAGGGATGATTTTATTTTTTAATCATCTATTTAAAAAGAGAATTAATGAAGAGCCGAGTCCGCTTGAAGTTGAAATGTTTAATTATCAGCAGGCTTTAGATCACTATGTCTCAATTCATGAGAATAGTGAAAGTGAGACAAAAATTGATGATCATTAATTATTTAATTTCAATTACCATCGGTGTAGGTGGAGGTTTAGCAGTAGGTGGTGGTCTTGTCGCATTTTTAACTGTGCTAGGAATAATCCCGCGACTAACGCAATTAACAAAAACAAAAAATTTTATTAGGCAATATGAATGGGGCGTTGTCATTGGTGCATTAATAGGGA harbors:
- the spoIIAA gene encoding anti-sigma F factor antagonist; this translates as MSLRIDMEVKDSILFVRLDGELDHHASEMLRKEVDEELRKGLYKHLVLNLERLSFMDSSGLGVILGRYKLITSNGGEMVVCSITPPIKRLLEMSGLFKIIRLVDDEPMALETLGVA
- a CDS encoding D-alanyl-D-alanine carboxypeptidase family protein — its product is MRGIFIRFLTVTLLITQFQGITFAEEAKINLAQEASSAILMERDTGTILFEKNSNEKLPPASMTKIMTLLLIMEALDQEKITLTEKVRTSERAASMGGSQIFLEVGEEMTVEEMLKGIAIASGNDASVAMAEHLAGSEENFIAMMNEKAKQLGLSNSNFINSNGLPAENHYTTAYDMAVISKELLKYEEVLAYTSLYEDYLRQNTDKKFWLVNTNKLVRFYPGVDGLKTGYTREAKYCLTASAKKNDMRVIAVIMGAQTPKDRNRQVTEMLDYAFSQYATHKLYERGQVITQSKVSKGQQSNVDVITNESVSLLTKKGENIDDVVEKVNLDKSLKAPLKKGDQIGILILEKEEAVLQEVPLVASEDIGVASWWQLFKRTAAKFSGR
- a CDS encoding purine-nucleoside phosphorylase, with the protein product MNSTVAFLKGKIDFQPEIGLILGSGLGVLADEIENPIKIPYNEIPGFPVSTVEGHAGQLVIGNLHGKKVIAMQGRFHFYEGYSLDKVTLPVRVMKQLGVKSLIVTNAAGGINESFTPGDLMIIKDHINNAGINPLIGPNDSSQGVRFPDMSTAYNKKFIELAKSIASRLNITIKEGVYVGNTGPSYETPAEIRMLRMIGGDAVGMSTVPEVIVARHAGIEVLGISCISNMAAGILNSPLSHHEVIETTEKVKVNFLTLIKGIIKEIA
- a CDS encoding stage V sporulation protein AA, which produces MKDKIVYLRMRHRIQATPSQLIKIGDVVQIVASEDARRLIGALPIHQVESKDKKFIVIDIMKVIRTINVSFPSFEIQTMGAAQTIVEVYFHKQKFRLLLFVIVWILLFVGAGLAIMNFHADVSMQEVHQKLHKIITGEENPKPLLLQIPYSIGLGLGMILFFNHLFKKRINEEPSPLEVEMFNYQQALDHYVSIHENSESETKIDDH
- the spoIIAB gene encoding anti-sigma F factor, producing MKNFMELQFSAQSKNESFARVTVGAFVAQLDPTMDELTEIKTVVSEVVTNSIIHGYENSSDGIICISVSLENDIVQMTIKDEGIGINDIDEARQPLYTTKPELERSGMGFTIMENFMDEIKVVSNPLMGTTIHLTKLLSKSKVLCN
- the sigF gene encoding RNA polymerase sporulation sigma factor SigF; protein product: MDVEVKKTKKAPFLTDKEVKQLIVKSQSGDKDARDIIVNRNTRLVWSVVQRFLNRGYEPEDLFQIGCIGLIKSVDKFDLSYDVKFSTYAVPMIIGEIQRFLRDDGTVKVSRSLKEMANKIRKMKDELSKTLGRVPTIMELAEKLEISPEEVVFAQEASRSLSSIHETVYENDGDPITLLDQIADQSETKWFDKIALKEAICHLNERERLIVYLRYYKDQTQSEVADRLGISQVQVSRLEKKILMQIKDQMVE